A region of Necator americanus strain Aroian chromosome I, whole genome shotgun sequence DNA encodes the following proteins:
- a CDS encoding hypothetical protein (NECATOR_CHRI.G3469.T1), with protein MWSRRQVSVLCRLPLLWGRRNLLSKAFWLENEWSSRHSELAKLGLGGDYEWIGAVQKKFVGGVASAIDVDAAVCIAEQKDQILDILDLIYKLRHSENAADFLASSEYALIRLLLRHDASLLFKLALDTINYGVFMNEHAACLAIDHFIEKDNIGGAALLSSWIMQQEMTENELLNLLVLYACSKWVELPVEKQIMPFEEAEDVDVNEDDVKTFKFPYLKNAQFDSHFDLKDPHLLVGKTFLWVARDSRSLPETLRQSLKLLGAVLFNRFDLASDLASSSIHGAVANILRKQFTSVGEEHPTKHQLQDILAKLDGCESSEESVSSAVYDVLKNNLEKEEEALAKQQSADFTKWNRRRQELIKAQADRVLLKVRAEEIKKDLTEMENQAEKLTFFENRLKWEKRATQNAEIVQQAIS; from the exons ATGTGGTCGCGGAGACAGGTATCAGTGCTTTGTCGCCTTCCTTTACTGTGGGGAAGACGGAATCTGCTTTCGAAAGCATTCTGGCTCGAAAAT GAATGGTCATCCCGACACTCAGAATTAGCAAAATTAGGACTAGGAGGAGATTACGAATGGATTGGCGCTGTACAGAAGAAATTCGTAGGAGGTGTGGCGAG TGCTATTGATGTGGACGCTGCTGTCTGTATCGCCGAGCAGAAAGATCAG aTTCTTGACATACTAGATTTGATTTACAAGTTGCGGCACAGCGAAAATGCTGCTGATTTCTTAGCTTCCTCTGAATACGCACTAATTCGACTTCTGCTACGACATGATGCATCTCTTCTGTTCAAACTTGCTCTTGATACG ATCAACTACGGAGTATTCATGAACGAACATGCGGCTTGCCTTGCGATCGAtcatttcatagaaaaagacAACATTGGAG GTGCTGCACTACTCTCTAGTTGGATTATGCAACAAGAAATGACAGAGAACGAGCTGTTGAACCTTCTTG TTTTATACGCATGCTCGAAGTGGGTTGAACTCCCTGTTGAGAAGCAGATTATGCCATTTGAAGAAGCCGAAGATGTAGATGTAAACGAGGATGATGTG AAGACGTTCAAGTTTCCCTACCTCAAAAATGCTCAATTCGATTCGCATTTTGACCTCAAGGATCCACATCTGCTGGTCGGAAAAACTTTTCTGTGGGTCGCGCGAGATTCGCGATCTCTGCCTGAAACGCTGCGACAATCACTTAAATTGTTAGGGGCTGTCTTATTCAACAG ATTTGATCTCGCTTCTGATCTAGCTTCTTCATCCatacacggtgcagttgccaATATTTTACGTAAGCAATTTACATCTGTTGGAGAAGAACACCCAACCAAACATCAGCTGCAAGATATTCTGGCAAAGCTAGATGGTTGTGAATCTTCCGAAGAATCAGTTAGTTCCGCTGTCTACGATGTTCTCAAAAAT AATCttgaaaaagaggaggaagcATTAGCTAAGCAGCAATCTGCGGATTTTACAAAGTGGAATAGACGACGACAAGAACTAATTAAAGCGCAGGCAGATCGAGTTTTGTTGAAG GTCCGTgctgaagaaattaaaaaagactTAACGGAAATGGAAAACCAAGCCGAAAAGCTCACTTTCTTCGAAAATCGTCTGAAATGGGAGAAGAGAGCTACCCAAAATGCTGAGATTGTTCAACAAGCTATCAGTTAG
- a CDS encoding hypothetical protein (NECATOR_CHRI.G3470.T1): MKHGAFADRVVEAAVGTEVPVYVAAVTEMSLQTQAKSKEVDCRCRLLAERLTDAARVLDHDPSLALYRLQEHVGRSLPGLVQRRILLNQQTALLSGVQFDLDSALSTVECIQQSTSIFDECSEMLRNCIFYKQQLDFDANRKVSEITVKGRSKSLHDITRQSEKGK; the protein is encoded by the exons atgaagcacggtgcatttgcggaccgcgtggtggaggcagcagttggaaccgag GTGCCCGTATATGTAGCCGCGGTGACTGAGATGTCTTTGCAAACTCAGGCGAAATCAAAGGAAGTAGACTGCAGATGCCGACTCT TGGCTGAGCGCTTAACAGACGCTGCACGTGTGCTAGACCACGACCCTTCGTTGGCGCTCTATCGACTTCAAG AACATGTTGGAAGAAGTCTGCCAGGACTCGtacaaagaagaattttgttaAATCAGCAGACGGCTCTTCTTTCTGGAGTTCAATTTGACCTCGATAGCGCCTTGAG CACTGTGGAATGCATACAACAGTCGACTTCGATATTTGATGAATGTTCTGAAATGTTGCGTAATTGTATATTCTACAAACAACAGTTAGACTTTGATGCAAATAGGAAG GTGTCCGAGATTACAGTGAAAGGACGCAGCAAATCGCTTCATGACATAACTCGACAATCTGAGAAAGGGAAGTAA
- a CDS encoding hypothetical protein (NECATOR_CHRI.G3470.T2), which translates to MKHGAFADRVVEAAVGTEVPVYVAAVTEMSLQTQAKSKEVDCRCRLLAERLTDAARVLDHDPSLALYRLQEHVGRSLPGLVQRRILLNQQTALLSGVQFDLDSALSFSTVECIQQSTSIFDECSEMLRNCIFYKQQLDFDANRKVSEITVKGRSKSLHDITRQSEKGK; encoded by the exons atgaagcacggtgcatttgcggaccgcgtggtggaggcagcagttggaaccgag GTGCCCGTATATGTAGCCGCGGTGACTGAGATGTCTTTGCAAACTCAGGCGAAATCAAAGGAAGTAGACTGCAGATGCCGACTCT TGGCTGAGCGCTTAACAGACGCTGCACGTGTGCTAGACCACGACCCTTCGTTGGCGCTCTATCGACTTCAAG AACATGTTGGAAGAAGTCTGCCAGGACTCGtacaaagaagaattttgttaAATCAGCAGACGGCTCTTCTTTCTGGAGTTCAATTTGACCTCGATAGCGCCTTGAG TTTCAGCACTGTGGAATGCATACAACAGTCGACTTCGATATTTGATGAATGTTCTGAAATGTTGCGTAATTGTATATTCTACAAACAACAGTTAGACTTTGATGCAAATAGGAAG GTGTCCGAGATTACAGTGAAAGGACGCAGCAAATCGCTTCATGACATAACTCGACAATCTGAGAAAGGGAAGTAA